The following coding sequences lie in one Heyndrickxia oleronia genomic window:
- a CDS encoding DinB family protein has product MPSNFFEGGLHGENSHADPLEVFEGLQWNTAGVKPANCPYSVWQVLNHMIFWQDFYLTYLKGSVPVHPEHDEDSWPVAIAPTNETEWSDAIVQFSKGLQEAENEAKKDLNEMKDAKLERTRGVILATLMTHNSYHTGQVALIRRIIGAWPPPSW; this is encoded by the coding sequence ATGCCATCTAATTTTTTTGAAGGCGGGTTACATGGGGAAAATTCTCATGCTGATCCGTTGGAGGTGTTTGAGGGTTTACAGTGGAATACAGCTGGGGTAAAACCTGCAAACTGTCCATATTCAGTGTGGCAGGTTCTAAACCATATGATTTTTTGGCAAGATTTTTATCTTACCTACCTTAAGGGAAGTGTACCTGTTCATCCAGAACATGATGAAGACTCATGGCCCGTTGCGATAGCTCCGACAAATGAAACCGAGTGGAGTGACGCTATTGTTCAATTCAGTAAAGGTCTACAGGAAGCTGAAAACGAAGCAAAAAAAGACTTAAATGAAATGAAGGATGCAAAATTGGAAAGGACTCGTGGTGTCATTTTAGCCACGCTTATGACGCACAACAGTTATCATACCGGACAGGTAGCTCTGATTCGGCGAATAATTGGAGCATGGCCACCTCCATCTTGGTGA
- a CDS encoding DUF4260 domain-containing protein, giving the protein MNQMVRIENGFALAISFYIYIQLDFPIWLFFVLLLVPDITMIGYAINNKIGANIYNFGHSFILPILLALGYLYFSKDYLLIISIIWLSHIFMDRLFGFGLKYQDSFNKTHIQRL; this is encoded by the coding sequence ATTAATCAAATGGTTCGTATTGAAAACGGATTTGCCCTTGCCATTTCTTTTTATATTTATATACAGCTAGACTTTCCAATCTGGTTGTTTTTTGTACTTTTACTCGTTCCTGATATTACAATGATTGGTTATGCAATTAATAATAAAATAGGTGCAAATATTTATAATTTTGGACACAGTTTTATTTTACCCATACTTTTAGCATTAGGTTACTTATACTTTTCAAAGGATTATTTACTAATCATATCTATCATCTGGTTATCTCATATATTTATGGATCGACTATTTGGCTTTGGGTTGAAATATCAAGATTCTTTTAACAAAACACATATACAAAGGCTTTAA
- a CDS encoding MerR family transcriptional regulator: MQIKDFANKYSIQADTIRYYEKENILKPKRRENGYREYDEECEKQLQLIMVLKQLGFTIKEIQQLLILRDESISTECNNSTVLLLNQKIMKLEEKIQFYQQALKVVQTVKELVNEEKYLENKEVIEDLLVEFFKSIYKRGIS, encoded by the coding sequence TTGCAAATCAAAGATTTTGCTAACAAATATTCTATTCAAGCTGATACAATTCGTTATTATGAAAAAGAGAACATATTGAAACCAAAAAGACGTGAAAATGGTTACCGGGAATATGATGAAGAATGTGAAAAACAGCTACAACTTATCATGGTATTAAAGCAATTAGGTTTTACAATAAAAGAGATTCAACAATTACTTATATTAAGAGACGAATCAATATCAACAGAATGTAACAATTCAACAGTATTGTTATTAAATCAAAAAATAATGAAACTTGAGGAAAAAATTCAGTTTTATCAACAAGCATTAAAAGTAGTGCAAACCGTTAAAGAACTAGTAAATGAGGAGAAATATTTAGAAAACAAAGAGGTTATCGAAGATTTGCTAGTAGAATTTTTCAAAAGTATTTATAAGAGGGGAATATCATGA
- a CDS encoding WapI family immunity protein codes for MQEFTIKGNQGFIRMELQKASDFLQNTNQCGGYDAEGIVEIKSGNYYVLGKTWFTTSEVYEFYKQLDHCYRNLKGKAIFWNYEASLKIEVIFYQLGQVVLKGYYKEQAYLDNELLFEIESDQTFLPPTIEELERFVEHYGH; via the coding sequence ATGCAAGAATTTACGATTAAAGGCAATCAAGGGTTTATCCGAATGGAACTACAAAAGGCTAGTGATTTTCTACAGAATACAAACCAATGTGGTGGATATGATGCTGAAGGGATTGTTGAAATTAAGAGTGGAAATTATTATGTATTAGGCAAAACCTGGTTTACCACTAGTGAAGTCTATGAATTTTATAAGCAATTAGATCATTGTTATAGGAACCTTAAAGGGAAGGCTATTTTTTGGAATTATGAAGCTTCTCTCAAGATAGAAGTTATATTTTATCAACTTGGTCAGGTCGTTTTAAAGGGTTATTATAAAGAACAAGCATACTTAGATAATGAATTACTATTTGAAATAGAAAGTGACCAAACTTTTTTACCACCAACAATAGAAGAACTTGAAAGGTTTGTTGAGCATTACGGTCATTAA
- a CDS encoding class I SAM-dependent methyltransferase, with protein sequence MKRLFFLFQYIVNPRTVGAILPSSKFLGDKMVERINFAKAKYIIEYGPGTGVFTEELLEKRNPETIIVLVEYNKEFYLLLREKFKMEKNLFIINGSAEDIHNYLKDYHIPYADYVISGLPFASLPKNISQKILTNTTKILKKDGEFITFQYTKCKKAFIEQFFTKIHVKREIRNLPPAYVFNCSNPQKNMEG encoded by the coding sequence ATGAAGCGATTGTTTTTCCTATTTCAATATATAGTTAATCCTAGAACAGTTGGTGCAATACTTCCTAGTTCCAAATTTCTTGGAGATAAAATGGTAGAAAGAATTAATTTTGCGAAAGCTAAATACATTATCGAGTATGGACCAGGTACCGGTGTATTCACAGAGGAGCTGCTCGAAAAGCGAAACCCAGAGACCATTATTGTATTGGTGGAATACAATAAGGAATTTTACTTACTTTTGAGAGAAAAGTTTAAAATGGAAAAGAACTTATTCATTATAAATGGTTCCGCAGAAGATATTCATAATTATTTAAAGGACTATCATATTCCTTATGCAGACTATGTTATTTCTGGTCTTCCTTTTGCAAGTTTGCCAAAAAACATTTCCCAAAAAATTTTAACAAATACCACTAAAATTTTAAAAAAGGATGGAGAATTCATTACTTTCCAATACACTAAATGTAAAAAGGCTTTTATTGAACAGTTTTTTACTAAAATTCATGTGAAGAGAGAGATTAGAAATTTGCCACCAGCCTATGTCTTTAACTGTTCTAATCCACAAAAGAATATGGAGGGATAA